The DNA region TTTTGCAGAAAACTATCCAGACTTGGAATTGCCAGAAATCTTCCCAATTTCAGCTTATACTAGAGAAGGCTTAGATCCTTTAATGGACCATACGGCTGAATTGATCCGTTTAGAAGAAGAGCGCATTGCTGAAGAAGGTAAACAAGCGTCTACTGAAACAGTGATTTATGAAATTCCTGAAGACGAAGAGCCGCCATTCTATGTAGGCCGTGAATCTGATGGTACCTTCTACCTGTACGGTGACAAGATTGAGAAAACATTCAAGATGGCGAACTTGGAATATGATGAGTCGGCATTACGATTTGCTCGTCAGTTGAAGAATATGGGCGTTGATAAAGCCTTGGCTGCACGTGGTGCGAAACAAGGGGATATTATCCGTATTTTAGATTACGAGTTTGAATTCCAAGAATAGTAGGTGCGACAAAAGTCGTTTAGAATTGACGGGCCGGATCAAAAGCCGAACAATTACTTTAAAAGTAATTGGCGTATTTTGGGAAGCATCGTATAATTCTGACTTTGGGCGCCTGATATCATGAGGATTGTTGGTGGGGGGTGACTCTTTAGTCTCAAACCCATCAAAAGACGAGCGCACATTGAACAGGGAGACTTGGATTTAATGTGCGCTCTTGATTTTTTTACGAATATATAAAATAGAAATGAGCGAAAAAAGTGGAGATAACTTTTTTGGGAACAGGTGCTGGCGTTCCGAGTAGAAGCCGTAATGTGACAAGCATCATGTTAAAACTATTAGACGAAAGTAATGAAATGTGGATGTTTGATTGTGGGGAAGCAACGCAACATCAAATTATGAAAACCACATTGAAACCGCGTAAAGTTACTAAAATATTTATCACGCATTTACACGGAGATCACATTTTTGGCTTGCCAGGATTTTTATCTTCAAGAAGCCATCAAGGCGGGGAAGCTCCGGTGACCATTTATGGACCTAAAGGGATTAAAGCTTATATTGATAACTTTCTTAAAGTTACCCGTACGACCTTAGGATATGATCTAATCATTCAGGAGTTAGCCGATGAAGGTATGGTCTTTCAAAATGACCAATACCAGGTCATCTATAAGACTTTAGACCACGCCGTTCAGTCTTATGGCTTTAGAATCATTGAGGCAGACCAAGTAGGGGAGTTGTTGATAGATAAGGCTAGGGAAGCGGGCGTACCAAATGGGCCTTTACTAGGTCAATTAAAACAAGGTAAGACCATTACTTTAGAAGACGGTACCCAGTTAGATGGTCGTGACTTTATTGGACCTGACAAAAAGGGCCATATAGTAACCGTCCTAGGTGATACCCGTTATAACCAAAATGCGGTAGCTCTTGCTAAAGATGCGGACCTTTTAGTGCATGAGGCGACCTTTGCTGCCGGCGAGGAACGCATGGCGCGTAATTACTACCATTCAACCGCTAAACAAGCTGGTCAGGTGGCTAAGGAAGCCAATGTCAAGAAATTATTACTAACCCATATCTCAGCTAGATATGTAGGAAAAGCCTCACAACAACTAGAGGCAGATGCCAAAAAAGTGTTTGCCAATAGCCAAATTGTAAAAGATTTTGATTCAATCAGTCTCGGATAAGTAGCCACATTTATAGGAGTGATGAAAATGTCTCAAACATACACAGTCATTACGGGTGCATCTTCTGGAATCGGTCAAGCTTTTGCTTATAAAATGGCCAGCGAAGGTAGAAATATCATCATCAACGGTCGGAATAAAAAGCGGTTGGACGAAACAAAGAAACAGGCCAAAGAATTAGGTGCTGGACAAGTTTTAGCTTATACAGCCGACTTAGTGACTGGTGACGAAGCCGAGAAATTCGCCCAATATTGCTTTGACAAAGGACAAATCGAAAATTTTGTCCATTGTTTAGGCTTCGGTGATTTTTCAACAATTAGTGACCAAGCTTATACGCAAATCGCAAAACTGACCCATACAAATTTATTATTAACCATGTTTCTTTCAAAACGCTTTGCTGCTGGGATGTTACACCAAGATACGAAAGCCAATAACATCACCTTAATTGCGTCAGTTGCTGGCTTAATTCAAACGCCTAAATCAGCTGTCTACGCAGCCAGTAAAGCGGGCGTTCATGCCTTTGCCAACGGCTTAAGACAAGATTTGTGGTCAACCAAGATTAAAGTGACTTGTATCTTGCCTGGTCCAGTTGACACTGCCTTCTTTGATATCGCGGATAAAGATGGGTCATACTTTAAAAATGTCCAATCTTTTGCCACCACACCAGAGATTGTTGCTGACAAAATGGCAACCGCGATTGAACGTGGCCAGTTTGAGGTAGTCGTGCCATTTTACTACGACATTATGAACCGTCTAATGAGATTGGCGCCAAGCCTAGCCTATCGCTTGATTCATATGACCTATGAAAAAGGCCAATTTAGAGACTAATTTTCTACGAAACTTAGAAATGAGGACAAATTTTGTTGCAATCAGTTTATGAATGGATAGAACCTGAATACTTAAGCAATGCAGATGATACAGCTGCAGCCTTTATCCAGCAGCTAGCTGAAGAACTATCCTTACCAAAGATGGTCGTACAGGTCATTTATGATAAGGGCTACCAAACACCTGAAGCGATTCAAGCTTTTATCGCTAAAGAGCCCGTATTTCATGATCCATTCTTATTAAAAGATATGGAAAAGGCCGTTTCAAGACTACAACAAGCGGTTGAAGACTATGAAGAGATTTTAATCTACGGGGATTATGACGCAGATGGGATCACTTCAACGACTATTTTGTATGAAACCCTAGAAATGCTTGGGGCCAATGTATCCTTCTACTTACCTAACCGGTTTGAAGATGGGTACGGACCAAACAAGGATGTCTATGCTTATTACATCAAGAAAGGGACCCAACTAATCCTTACTTGTGATAATGGGGTAGCAGGACACGAAGCCGTAGCTTACGCCAAAGACCAAGGTGTTGACGTGATTATCACGGACCACCATGAAATTGGAGACAGCTTGCCGGAAGCCTATGCCATCGTCCATCCACGCCACCCAGAAGGCCAATATCCTTTTGGTGATTTAGCAGGTGCTGGTGTCGCCTTGAAATTAGCCACAGCCTTACTTGGTGAAACGCCAAGTGATTTACTGGATGTTGCCGCTATTGGCACTGTTGCTGACTTGGTGTCATTAACTGACGAAAACCGAGTTATTGTGGCATCTGGTTT from Aerococcus urinaeequi includes:
- the rnz gene encoding ribonuclease Z → MEITFLGTGAGVPSRSRNVTSIMLKLLDESNEMWMFDCGEATQHQIMKTTLKPRKVTKIFITHLHGDHIFGLPGFLSSRSHQGGEAPVTIYGPKGIKAYIDNFLKVTRTTLGYDLIIQELADEGMVFQNDQYQVIYKTLDHAVQSYGFRIIEADQVGELLIDKAREAGVPNGPLLGQLKQGKTITLEDGTQLDGRDFIGPDKKGHIVTVLGDTRYNQNAVALAKDADLLVHEATFAAGEERMARNYYHSTAKQAGQVAKEANVKKLLLTHISARYVGKASQQLEADAKKVFANSQIVKDFDSISLG
- a CDS encoding SDR family NAD(P)-dependent oxidoreductase; translation: MSQTYTVITGASSGIGQAFAYKMASEGRNIIINGRNKKRLDETKKQAKELGAGQVLAYTADLVTGDEAEKFAQYCFDKGQIENFVHCLGFGDFSTISDQAYTQIAKLTHTNLLLTMFLSKRFAAGMLHQDTKANNITLIASVAGLIQTPKSAVYAASKAGVHAFANGLRQDLWSTKIKVTCILPGPVDTAFFDIADKDGSYFKNVQSFATTPEIVADKMATAIERGQFEVVVPFYYDIMNRLMRLAPSLAYRLIHMTYEKGQFRD